TAGAAAATCCTTCTGTTGGTTGAATATAGATTGTTAAGACGTTTGGTGGCAAATCTGTTTTTTCACCACATTTGTCGATGTCGTCTTTAAAAACATTGACTGGTACTTGTTTGAAGACAATATTGATTCGTGTTCCTTTTTCAGTTAGACGTTTCCCAGTACGAATGTAGAAAGGAACGCCTGACCAGCGGAAGTTATCGATCAAGAATTTACCCGCAACGAATGTTTCTATTTGTGAGTGTTCATCAACATTTGGTTCTTCGCGATAACCGATAAATTGCTGATCATCTAATTTTCCTTCACCATACTGACCACGAACAAAATTCTCCAAAGCTTCTTCTTCTGAATACAGACGGATTGCTTGTAATGCTTTGACTTTTTCTGCGCGGATTTCTGCTTCTGAAAAAGCGACAGGTGGTTCCATGGCTAATAATGAGACAACTTGTAAAATGTGGTTTTGAACCATGTCTTTTAAGGCACCACTGTGATCATAATAGCCACCACGATCTTCAACACCTAAGCTTTCTGCAAAAGTGATTTGAACATTATCGATGTAGCGATTATTCCATTGAGATTCAAAAATGTTATTAGCAAAGCGAATTGCGGAAATGTTTTGAATCATTTCTTTGCCTAAGTAATGATCGATTCTAAAAATATCTTTTTCAGGGAAAACGGCCCGAATTTCTTCATTTAACTGATAGGCAGAAGCATAATCAGCGCCAAATGGTTTTTCGATAACTAAACGATCAAAACCATTATCTGTTAGAATTTTTTGTGATTTTAAATGCTGAACGATCGTACCGAAAAATTGCGGAGCCATAGCTAGGTAGTAAATATGATTGCCGCCTAATTCGTATTTATCACTTAAAGTATCTGATAATTTTTTTAGCGTATCGTAATGTTCAGAGTCATTGACATTGTGAGCTTGATAATAGAAGTGACTTGAAAAAGCAGCGGCTTCTTCTGTTGTTGGATTTAGATCTTTGATCGTTTCACGAACGATTTCGCGGTAGTAATCATCAGACCATTCTCTTCTTGCTGTGCCGATCACAGCAAAATGTTCAGCCAAATTGCCTTTACGATATAACCGGAATAAAGAAGGATATAATTTTCTTTTGGCTAAATCACCAGTGCCGCCAAATATAGTAAATAGAGCTATCTTTTCATTCATTTCATTTCCCCGCTTTCATAATGGAGGTTGTGACAGAAATTTTTCTGAAACCACCAGTTCTTATAATTTATCCACAAAAATAGTGCTTGCTGCTTTATAACTTATCGATAATTTCTTTGTTTCATTACTTATACTGATCGGACCTTCGTAAGCTGCAATATCATTGATCGTGTATTCTTCATGAATTTGCAGATCGATCGAAACAAGATAATCCAATAATTCTTTCTCATCTAAAACGCGAGCGATACGAATTGTAGTCCCAACAGGATAGTCTATTAATGTTTGACGTTTTTCTTCGTGAACAGGTTGATCATCTCTGGGGATGACACCGCCATGAGGACAAAATTTCGGTTGATTCAAGTAAGTAGATAAACGGTTTGCCAAAGTTTGAGAGGTAACATGCTCTAAGACTTCTGCCTCATCATGAACTTCATTCCAGGAATAGTTTAAATGCTCAACCAAAAAGACTTCCCATAAGCGGTGTTTGCGAATCAGTGTACTGGCTTTTTTTAAGCCTGACTCGGTTAATTGAACACCTTGATAGGGTGAATGTTCGACCAATTTTTCTTTTACTAATTTTGAAATCATTTCGCTGACAGAAGCTGCTGAAACATCTAAGCCCGCGACAATTTGTTTATTGTTGATTTTATTTTCATCGCCACCTAATTCAAAAATCAATTTTAGGTAGTCTTCGCGATTTGGGGTCATATCGTTCATCCTTTCAAAGAAGCCATCAGCATAAGTTTATCAGAAAATTGTTTTTTTGACCATTTAATAATATGTTAATCTTGAAAAAAATGTGTGTTTGACTTTTTGAATCTACAAATAGGGAACAAACACTTGATTGATAACGTTTTCTCGGTTCTTTTTGGCTTATGTTTTAGTTTAAATTGGTGAGTACAGGATTATAAAAAAAATGGATTGTTAAAATAAAATTAGAATTTTCGGGAAATGAGAACACCAGTTGATCAACGTTTTATATAATAGAACAAGACTTTTAAGTGAACTTTGCTTTATAATGAAAGTATCATCTTCGAGGAGCGGAAAAAATATGAAACAAAACCAATACATTTTATCGATAGATCAAGGAACAACGAGCTCAAGAGCAATCATCTTCAATCATGATGGACAGGAAGTTGCCAAAGCCCAAAAGGAGTTTACTCAGTATTTTCCAAATCCTGGTTGGGTCGAGCATGATGCTAATGAAATTTGGAATTCAGTTCAGTCTGTGATTGCAGATGTACTGATCGAAGCAAAGTTAAAACCTGCTCAGATCAATGCAATTGGAATCACCAATCAACGTGAAACAACGGTTGTTTGGGATAAACAGACAGGCGAACCGATTTACCGGGCCATTGTTTGGCAATCTAAGCAAACAAATGAATTAGCGGATGAACTGAAAGAAAATGGTCATCAAGAGTTTATTCAAAAACGAACAGGCTTGATCATCGATTCTTATTTTTCTGCAACTAAAGTAAAATGGCTACTAGAGAATGTCAAAGATGCCAAAGTAAAAGCACAAGCTGGACAACTATTATTTGGTACGATCGATACCTGGTTATTGTGGAAACTGACAGGTGGGAAAGTGCATAAGACAGATTACACGAATGCTAGTCGAACGATGCTATTTAATATTCATTCATTAGATTGGGATCAGGATATCTTGGATATTCTGGGTATTCCAAGAATGATGTTGCCGCAAGTGTGTTCAAATGCAGAAATCTATGGTTATACAGAAGACTATCATTTTTATGGAGAAAATATCCCGATTGCTGCAATGGCTGGTGATCAGCAGGCGGCGCTCTTTGGTCAGGCGGCTTTTGAAAAAGGAATGGTTAAAAATACGTATGGCACAGGCGCATTTATTGTGATGAACACAGGGGAGCAGGCAATTTTATCTGACAATGGTTTATTGACTACGATCGGTTATGGAATAGATGGCAAGGTCAATTATGCTTTAGAAGGAAGTATTTTTGTGGCAGGCTCTGCTGTTCAGTGGTTACGTGATGGATTGAAATTGATTGAAAAGGCTGAGGAGTCAGAAGCCTTGGCAAATCAAGTCACAGATTTGGATGGCGTGTATGTTGTACCAGCCTTTACGGGGTTGGGAGCGCCTTTTTGGGACCAGAAATCCAGAGGAGCAGTTTTCGGTTTAACAAGAGGAACAACAAAAGAACACCTGATTCGTGCAACATTGGAGTCGATAGCCTATCAAACCGCTGATGTGATCAAAACAATGGAAAATGATTCTAAGATTACAATTAAGCGATTAAGAGCGGATGGTGGAGCTTCAAAAAATGATTTACTGATGCAGTTTCAAGCAGATATCATTGACAAACCAGTAGAAGCGGCTGATTTTTCTGAAACTACAGCTTTAGGTGTTGCTTATCTAGCTGGTTTAGCCGTCGGTTTTTGGCAAGATTTAGCTGAAATTAAAGCATTTGCTCATCATGGCAAACGATTTGAAGCACAAATCAATGATGCTAAGAGAACGGAACTGTATGATGGCT
The DNA window shown above is from Enterococcus sp. 12C11_DIV0727 and carries:
- the zwf gene encoding glucose-6-phosphate dehydrogenase, with translation MNEKIALFTIFGGTGDLAKRKLYPSLFRLYRKGNLAEHFAVIGTARREWSDDYYREIVRETIKDLNPTTEEAAAFSSHFYYQAHNVNDSEHYDTLKKLSDTLSDKYELGGNHIYYLAMAPQFFGTIVQHLKSQKILTDNGFDRLVIEKPFGADYASAYQLNEEIRAVFPEKDIFRIDHYLGKEMIQNISAIRFANNIFESQWNNRYIDNVQITFAESLGVEDRGGYYDHSGALKDMVQNHILQVVSLLAMEPPVAFSEAEIRAEKVKALQAIRLYSEEEALENFVRGQYGEGKLDDQQFIGYREEPNVDEHSQIETFVAGKFLIDNFRWSGVPFYIRTGKRLTEKGTRINIVFKQVPVNVFKDDIDKCGEKTDLPPNVLTIYIQPTEGFSMTLNGKQIGQGFTTTPVKLDYRHSAETTGNSPEAYEKLLLDSLNGDGTNFSHWDEVAQSWRIVDIIRQAWDKTSVDFPNYAAGSMGPDTSFDLLAKDGFTWDWQPDIWYRERGKLD
- a CDS encoding metal-dependent transcriptional regulator — its product is MTPNREDYLKLIFELGGDENKINNKQIVAGLDVSAASVSEMISKLVKEKLVEHSPYQGVQLTESGLKKASTLIRKHRLWEVFLVEHLNYSWNEVHDEAEVLEHVTSQTLANRLSTYLNQPKFCPHGGVIPRDDQPVHEEKRQTLIDYPVGTTIRIARVLDEKELLDYLVSIDLQIHEEYTINDIAAYEGPISISNETKKLSISYKAASTIFVDKL
- the glpK gene encoding glycerol kinase GlpK; translation: MKQNQYILSIDQGTTSSRAIIFNHDGQEVAKAQKEFTQYFPNPGWVEHDANEIWNSVQSVIADVLIEAKLKPAQINAIGITNQRETTVVWDKQTGEPIYRAIVWQSKQTNELADELKENGHQEFIQKRTGLIIDSYFSATKVKWLLENVKDAKVKAQAGQLLFGTIDTWLLWKLTGGKVHKTDYTNASRTMLFNIHSLDWDQDILDILGIPRMMLPQVCSNAEIYGYTEDYHFYGENIPIAAMAGDQQAALFGQAAFEKGMVKNTYGTGAFIVMNTGEQAILSDNGLLTTIGYGIDGKVNYALEGSIFVAGSAVQWLRDGLKLIEKAEESEALANQVTDLDGVYVVPAFTGLGAPFWDQKSRGAVFGLTRGTTKEHLIRATLESIAYQTADVIKTMENDSKITIKRLRADGGASKNDLLMQFQADIIDKPVEAADFSETTALGVAYLAGLAVGFWQDLAEIKAFAHHGKRFEAQINDAKRTELYDGWKRAVQATMAFKPTE